Proteins from a genomic interval of Roseofilum capinflatum BLCC-M114:
- a CDS encoding metallophosphoesterase family protein, which translates to MKLAVISCIHGNYEALNAVLSDIDDRNADQIYCLGDLVGYGPHPNAVVEMIRSLDIPTVQGCWDEDIVEGLNACECSYPSQLAEKRGRLAHEWTNNTIHPEVREVLATLPMTLRLDNLCFVHGSPNSQHEYLLPSMDGFAALERVLSTDADVLFCGHTHVPYVRNLEDGTLTVRVDQPGKEGSQTQFKTPLKQIVNAGSVGEPRHGRPNATYVLYDTDTAQVELREVPYDYEKTCADIIAKGLPPIFAWRLARGMEFAERADDPSHVCQR; encoded by the coding sequence ATGAAACTAGCTGTCATTTCCTGCATTCACGGCAACTATGAAGCCTTAAATGCCGTATTATCTGATATCGACGATCGCAACGCAGACCAGATTTATTGCCTGGGGGATCTCGTCGGTTATGGCCCCCATCCCAACGCCGTCGTCGAAATGATTCGCTCCCTCGATATTCCCACCGTTCAGGGCTGTTGGGATGAAGATATTGTCGAGGGGTTGAATGCCTGCGAATGCAGTTATCCGTCTCAATTAGCAGAGAAACGAGGACGACTAGCCCATGAATGGACAAACAACACCATTCATCCAGAGGTGCGTGAGGTTCTGGCAACACTCCCCATGACCCTACGACTGGATAATCTTTGCTTTGTCCATGGCAGTCCCAATAGCCAACACGAATACCTGCTGCCCAGCATGGATGGCTTTGCGGCACTCGAACGAGTCCTTTCGACAGATGCCGATGTTTTGTTCTGCGGTCATACCCATGTGCCCTATGTGCGGAACCTAGAAGATGGAACCTTAACTGTCAGAGTTGACCAACCCGGTAAAGAGGGGTCACAAACCCAGTTCAAAACCCCCTTAAAGCAAATTGTGAACGCTGGATCAGTCGGAGAACCCCGGCATGGTCGCCCCAATGCCACCTATGTTCTTTATGACACCGATACAGCACAGGTAGAACTCAGAGAAGTGCCCTACGACTACGAAAAAACCTGTGCCGACATCATTGCCAAGGGTCTGCCGCCGATCTTTGCCTGGCGGTTGGCGCGGGGTATGGAGTTTGCAGAACGGGCAGACGATCCGAGTCATGTGTGCCAGCGATGA
- a CDS encoding SidA/IucD/PvdA family monooxygenase, with amino-acid sequence MNWKVMCNWKTAPSNGTLDKVDIAIIGAGPQALTLVTHLLQKKKSMHKRFVVLDPAGDWLRQWNQQFAALEIPHLRSPAVHHPDPNPYALRSFAERRADELFPPYDLPGTQLFQEFCQEVIRRWELQDRVIPARVDQLEGFISKGKQRFRLGLADGRCLTAKRVVLAIAGGTPNLPEWARTLPFTYPRDRLLHSHQIDLRGLRLAGERVLIVGSGLTSGHLALGAIARGAQVIMMARRTFYEKIFDAEPGWLGPKYLKGFHAEPDWETRWQMIQSARNGGSLTPAIFTKLRRLEREGKLSFYEQCQVQSAQWKGNAWKVTCNQSDVHDCIAHRPINRIWLATGTTLDVNHWSLLSDVRATHPLPVINGLPVLDSHLRWAGCNLFIMGGAAALQLGPVARNLFGGRLASERIVPALIKNFWITSSVTLRVQ; translated from the coding sequence ATGAATTGGAAAGTGATGTGTAATTGGAAGACGGCCCCCTCAAATGGAACACTAGACAAGGTAGACATCGCCATCATTGGTGCAGGGCCCCAAGCGTTAACCCTGGTCACTCACCTGCTGCAAAAGAAAAAGTCGATGCACAAGCGTTTTGTGGTACTCGATCCGGCGGGGGATTGGCTGCGCCAGTGGAACCAACAGTTTGCGGCATTGGAGATTCCCCATCTGCGATCGCCCGCAGTGCATCATCCCGACCCCAATCCCTACGCCCTTCGCTCTTTTGCAGAAAGGCGAGCAGATGAGCTATTTCCGCCTTACGATTTGCCTGGAACTCAGCTATTTCAAGAGTTTTGCCAGGAGGTCATTCGTCGGTGGGAACTCCAGGATCGGGTGATTCCAGCAAGAGTAGACCAGCTTGAAGGGTTTATCTCCAAGGGAAAGCAACGGTTTCGCCTGGGACTGGCAGATGGCCGATGTCTAACGGCCAAGCGGGTGGTGCTGGCGATCGCCGGTGGTACGCCCAACCTTCCCGAATGGGCGCGGACGCTGCCGTTTACCTATCCAAGGGATCGCCTGCTCCATTCCCACCAGATCGATCTGCGAGGGCTGCGGTTAGCAGGAGAGCGAGTGCTGATTGTCGGCAGTGGACTCACCAGTGGGCATCTGGCATTGGGGGCGATCGCCCGTGGCGCACAGGTCATCATGATGGCGCGGCGCACCTTCTACGAAAAGATCTTTGATGCCGAACCGGGATGGCTTGGGCCCAAATACCTCAAGGGATTCCACGCCGAACCTGATTGGGAAACCCGTTGGCAGATGATTCAATCCGCCCGCAATGGTGGCTCCCTCACCCCCGCCATTTTCACCAAACTGCGACGACTGGAGCGGGAAGGCAAGCTGTCATTTTACGAACAGTGCCAAGTTCAGTCAGCACAGTGGAAGGGAAATGCCTGGAAAGTGACCTGCAATCAATCGGATGTCCATGATTGCATTGCCCACCGGCCCATCAACCGCATCTGGCTGGCCACCGGAACCACCCTGGATGTAAACCACTGGTCGCTATTGTCTGATGTTCGTGCAACCCATCCCCTGCCCGTAATCAACGGATTGCCTGTCCTTGACTCTCATTTGCGCTGGGCCGGCTGCAACCTATTCATCATGGGCGGGGCAGCAGCCTTGCAACTGGGGCCGGTGGCCCGAAACCTGTTTGGCGGCAGGTTGGCCAGTGAGCGGATTGTGCCAGCGCTGATTAAAAATTTTTGGATAACCTCTTCTGTCACTCTCCGGGTTCAATGA
- a CDS encoding transposase: MDVELQILKHLPRSPETTVSVVDQYCDSYQEMFADVRSYEYFKYLHLGIISPIPRKYFPEIADELRDYGFNIKLVLADSLYGEGSEFVRKLEEHNLCYIVSIRSNHGVLMPSHERVRENRWYKFKRVLSDQTSEERYIREIIFGHRRRRTYWQITTDTSYRLTQYAQIEKWWEMIMSAYLMISLNSQPFLSLNNSESQKIKSAKVQVDCSVHSQWDRSGGWKSILKNFRLLIQPTLLFWSIVPWLDVVPSSYLLRGFNKLINGVNQFESFYPSG; the protein is encoded by the coding sequence ATGGATGTAGAGTTACAGATCTTAAAACATTTGCCCAGATCGCCAGAAACCACGGTTTCGGTTGTCGATCAATATTGTGACTCTTATCAAGAGATGTTTGCTGATGTGAGAAGTTATGAATATTTTAAATACTTGCATTTAGGAATTATTTCTCCTATCCCCAGAAAGTACTTTCCGGAAATTGCTGATGAATTGAGAGATTATGGCTTTAATATTAAATTAGTATTAGCAGATAGTCTCTATGGTGAAGGGAGTGAATTTGTGAGAAAATTAGAGGAACATAACTTATGCTATATTGTATCAATTAGGAGTAACCATGGAGTTCTAATGCCAAGTCATGAAAGGGTTAGGGAGAATAGGTGGTATAAATTCAAGAGAGTTTTGAGCGATCAAACCTCAGAAGAGCGCTACATTAGAGAGATTATATTTGGTCACCGAAGAAGACGAACTTATTGGCAAATAACGACAGATACTTCTTATAGATTAACTCAATATGCCCAGATTGAAAAATGGTGGGAGATGATCATGAGTGCTTATCTAATGATTAGCTTGAATAGTCAACCATTTTTGTCATTAAATAATTCAGAATCCCAGAAGATAAAAAGTGCTAAAGTTCAAGTAGATTGTTCTGTCCACTCACAGTGGGATCGCTCTGGCGGTTGGAAAAGTATCTTGAAGAATTTTCGTTTACTGATTCAGCCGACCCTTCTGTTCTGGTCAATTGTTCCGTGGTTAGATGTGGTTCCGAGTTCTTATTTATTACGAGGATTTAATAAATTGATTAACGGTGTTAATCAATTTGAATCCTTTTATCCTTCCGGATAA
- the mfd gene encoding transcription-repair coupling factor has translation MAFSSILRTLRRSPLTQELLTKLGDNRFLELQGIPRFPKGLVASALSQAESRSLLVVTATMEEANRWTAQLEAMDWQSVLFYPTTEASPYESSPPEPEMVWGQMQVLAELVLGNTERQRAIVCTERALQPHLPPLEAFKPYALRLQKGDIWESKALDRKLSQLGYERVTSVETEGQWSRRGDIVDIFPVASELPVRLEWWATEGDGDAVEKIKELDPATGRSLDPIPEVILTPTAFTPIIEEALTDLGVETLPEFSSAYLGLGFDTPASLLDYLPQNSLIAIDEPAQCESHSNNWVNHIEEQYESLQEVEGVGKVPPIHRSFAQSLTPVQDYPCLYLSELAESKITNGLNVASRPVPVLPHQFAKLAETLREESKNRTLIFVISAQPSRSVSLLQEHDCAAKFIPNPKDYQAIDSLQVHYTPIALKYSGVAELEGFVLPTFKIMVVSDREFYGQHSLATPSYIRKRRRAASKQVDPNTLKPGDYVVHKSHGIGRFIKLEKLTVSEETREYLVIKYEDGLLRVAADQVGSLSRFRSTDGKRPTLHKLAGKTWEKTKNKVRKNIKKLAVDLLKLYAARAEQEGFQFPPDSAWQEELEDSFPYQATPDQLKATQDIKRDMESPRPMDRLVCGDVGFGKTEVGIRAIFKAVTAGKQVAFLAPTTILTQQHYHTLKERFAPYPIEIGLLNRFRTPTERKEIQQRLATGELDVVIGTQALLNKEVKYRDLGLLVVDEEQRFGVNQKEKIKALKTQVDVLTLSATPIPRTLYMSLSGVREMSLITTPPPSRRPIKTHLAAYNLEAVRTAIRQELDRGGQVFYVVPRVEGIEEISTRIRKTVPGVRLAIAHGQMPETELEATMLSFSDGEADVLVCTTIIESGLDIPRVNTILIEDAHKFGLSQLYQLRGRVGRAGIQAHAWLFYPDRRTLPEAAQKRLRAIQEFTQLGSGYQLAMRDMEIRGVGNLLGAEQSGQMTAIGFDLYMEMLQESIQEIQGQEIPQVDDTSIDLPITAFIPADYIPDMDQKMRAYRSVAAAGCGDELRLIEMEWGDRYGTIPQPAQQLIRVMELKQLAKSLGFSRIKPDGKQHVVLETPMEEPAWNLLKEKLDRRFHARFVYSPKKVTVRGLGVFKPNQQLDQLIGWFTQMQAALTMNNE, from the coding sequence ATGGCCTTTTCCTCTATCTTGCGAACCTTGCGGCGATCGCCTCTTACGCAAGAGCTACTGACTAAACTCGGCGACAATCGATTCTTAGAACTTCAGGGAATTCCCCGATTTCCCAAGGGTTTAGTTGCGTCTGCCCTCTCCCAAGCGGAATCTCGCTCCTTGTTGGTGGTGACGGCAACTATGGAGGAAGCCAACCGATGGACGGCGCAGTTAGAAGCTATGGATTGGCAAAGTGTCCTATTTTACCCAACTACAGAAGCGTCGCCCTATGAATCCAGCCCTCCGGAACCGGAGATGGTTTGGGGACAGATGCAGGTGTTGGCGGAGTTGGTGTTAGGTAATACCGAGCGTCAACGGGCTATTGTTTGTACGGAGCGGGCGCTACAGCCCCATTTGCCGCCCCTAGAGGCGTTTAAACCCTATGCTCTGCGGTTGCAAAAGGGAGATATTTGGGAGAGTAAAGCGCTGGATCGGAAGTTAAGTCAACTCGGTTATGAGCGGGTGACCTCCGTGGAAACCGAGGGGCAATGGAGTCGCCGAGGGGACATTGTGGATATTTTCCCTGTGGCTTCCGAGTTGCCGGTGCGCCTGGAATGGTGGGCAACGGAGGGGGATGGGGATGCAGTAGAGAAGATTAAGGAACTCGATCCGGCTACGGGGCGATCGCTCGATCCGATCCCAGAAGTCATTTTAACGCCCACTGCCTTTACGCCCATCATTGAGGAAGCACTCACGGATCTGGGGGTGGAAACCTTGCCGGAATTCTCCTCAGCCTATTTAGGGTTGGGCTTTGATACACCTGCTTCCCTGTTGGATTATTTACCCCAAAATAGTCTGATTGCGATCGATGAACCCGCCCAATGTGAGAGTCATAGTAATAATTGGGTCAATCATATCGAAGAGCAGTACGAAAGCTTACAAGAAGTCGAAGGGGTGGGTAAAGTGCCCCCGATTCATCGCTCCTTTGCCCAGTCCTTAACTCCCGTTCAAGACTACCCTTGTCTGTACTTATCGGAACTGGCTGAAAGTAAAATAACTAACGGGCTGAATGTCGCCAGTCGCCCGGTTCCGGTTCTCCCCCATCAGTTTGCCAAACTCGCGGAAACCCTGAGAGAAGAAAGCAAAAATCGCACGTTAATCTTTGTCATTTCTGCCCAACCCTCGCGATCGGTTTCCTTGCTGCAAGAACATGATTGCGCGGCAAAATTTATACCCAATCCCAAGGATTATCAGGCGATCGATTCTCTGCAAGTCCACTATACCCCGATCGCCCTCAAATATTCCGGAGTCGCCGAGCTAGAAGGCTTTGTGCTGCCGACATTCAAGATTATGGTGGTGAGCGATCGCGAATTTTATGGACAACATAGCCTCGCCACCCCCAGCTACATCCGCAAACGTCGCCGCGCTGCCTCCAAACAAGTCGATCCCAATACTCTCAAACCCGGCGATTATGTCGTTCACAAAAGCCATGGGATCGGACGGTTTATAAAATTAGAAAAGCTCACCGTCAGTGAAGAAACCAGAGAATATTTAGTCATCAAATATGAAGATGGCTTACTCCGCGTCGCCGCCGATCAAGTCGGATCATTATCTCGCTTTCGCTCCACCGATGGCAAGCGCCCAACCTTACATAAATTAGCGGGGAAAACTTGGGAGAAAACCAAAAACAAAGTCCGCAAAAACATCAAGAAGTTGGCTGTAGACTTGCTCAAACTCTATGCAGCTAGAGCAGAACAGGAAGGATTTCAATTTCCCCCGGATTCCGCTTGGCAAGAGGAATTAGAAGACTCCTTTCCTTACCAAGCCACTCCCGATCAACTGAAGGCAACCCAGGATATTAAACGGGATATGGAATCCCCGCGCCCCATGGATCGCTTGGTTTGTGGCGATGTGGGATTTGGGAAAACTGAAGTGGGGATTCGCGCCATTTTTAAGGCGGTGACGGCAGGAAAACAGGTGGCGTTTTTAGCTCCAACGACGATTTTAACCCAGCAACATTATCACACCCTCAAAGAACGATTTGCCCCCTATCCGATTGAAATTGGACTATTAAACCGCTTTCGCACTCCCACGGAACGCAAGGAGATTCAACAACGGTTAGCCACGGGGGAATTGGATGTGGTGATTGGTACTCAGGCACTGTTGAATAAAGAGGTAAAATATCGAGATTTGGGCTTATTGGTGGTGGATGAAGAGCAACGGTTTGGGGTGAATCAGAAGGAGAAAATTAAGGCGCTGAAAACCCAGGTGGATGTCTTAACCCTCAGTGCAACCCCCATTCCCCGCACCCTCTATATGTCCTTGTCAGGGGTGCGGGAGATGAGTTTGATTACCACCCCACCGCCGTCCCGTCGCCCGATTAAAACCCATTTGGCGGCGTATAATTTGGAGGCAGTCCGCACGGCGATCCGTCAGGAGTTGGATCGGGGGGGACAGGTGTTTTATGTGGTTCCCAGGGTTGAGGGAATTGAGGAGATCAGTACCCGGATTCGGAAGACGGTTCCAGGGGTGCGATTGGCGATCGCCCATGGACAGATGCCAGAAACGGAACTCGAAGCAACAATGCTCAGTTTTAGCGACGGGGAAGCCGATGTGCTGGTTTGTACTACCATCATTGAATCAGGTTTGGATATTCCCCGCGTCAACACTATTTTAATTGAGGATGCCCATAAATTTGGCTTGTCGCAATTGTATCAGTTACGGGGGCGCGTCGGCCGGGCGGGAATTCAAGCCCATGCCTGGCTCTTTTATCCAGATCGCCGCACCTTACCGGAAGCCGCTCAAAAACGCCTGCGAGCGATCCAGGAATTTACTCAATTAGGCTCTGGGTATCAGTTAGCCATGCGAGATATGGAAATTCGCGGAGTCGGTAACCTCTTGGGGGCAGAACAGTCCGGACAGATGACGGCGATTGGCTTTGATTTATACATGGAAATGTTACAAGAATCGATTCAGGAAATCCAAGGTCAGGAGATTCCCCAAGTCGATGATACCAGTATCGATCTACCGATTACGGCGTTTATTCCTGCCGATTATATCCCCGACATGGATCAGAAAATGAGAGCCTATCGCTCCGTAGCGGCGGCGGGTTGTGGTGATGAATTACGCTTAATCGAGATGGAATGGGGCGATCGCTACGGAACCATTCCCCAACCCGCGCAACAACTCATCCGCGTCATGGAACTCAAACAACTGGCCAAATCCCTCGGTTTTTCCCGCATTAAACCCGACGGAAAACAGCACGTTGTGTTAGAAACTCCCATGGAAGAACCCGCTTGGAATCTATTAAAAGAAAAACTCGATCGCCGCTTCCATGCTCGCTTTGTCTACAGTCCCAAAAAAGTCACCGTGCGCGGCTTAGGGGTGTTCAAACCCAATCAACAACTGGATCAGTTAATTGGCTGGTTTACCCAAATGCAAGCCGCTTTGACAATGAACAATGAATAA